The Blautia hydrogenotrophica DSM 10507 genome window below encodes:
- a CDS encoding DUF5348 domain-containing protein, translating into MKQGALIFDEQTDRYDIRFDLADYYGGLHCGETFDVMVGGRWRPTRIEMAENWYLVGIHADDLSGLRVRI; encoded by the coding sequence ATGAAACAGGGTGCTTTGATTTTTGACGAGCAGACAGACCGCTACGACATCCGCTTTGACCTTGCGGACTATTACGGCGGCCTGCACTGCGGAGAAACTTTTGATGTGATGGTGGGCGGCAGATGGAGGCCGACCCGCATTGAAATGGCCGAGAACTGGTATCTGGTGGGAATCCATGCCGACGATCTCTCCGGCCTGCGGGTGCGGATTTAA
- a CDS encoding PcfB family protein: MQEEVDQKTIALAVKTGKLTAQVLQAAIRKYLAARQKGTGKAHHGQQSLRQLKKDGSALSNIEITDANIGLFKPCAKKYDIDFTLRKDRTTHPPRYIVIFKSKQADNLEQAFKEFTAKKLQQQERPSIRKTLAVLKEKAAARSSQQAKEKIKERGLSR, from the coding sequence TTGCAGGAAGAAGTAGACCAGAAAACCATAGCGTTAGCGGTTAAGACGGGCAAGCTCACCGCCCAAGTGCTGCAAGCGGCCATCCGAAAATATCTGGCCGCCCGGCAGAAAGGGACGGGCAAGGCCCATCACGGCCAGCAGAGCTTACGGCAGCTCAAAAAGGACGGTTCCGCCCTGTCCAACATTGAGATCACCGACGCCAACATTGGCTTATTTAAGCCCTGCGCCAAGAAATACGACATTGATTTTACCCTGCGGAAAGACCGCACCACCCATCCGCCCCGGTATATCGTGATCTTCAAATCCAAGCAGGCGGACAATCTGGAACAGGCGTTTAAGGAGTTTACGGCCAAGAAGCTCCAACAGCAGGAACGCCCCTCCATCCGAAAAACCCTTGCCGTCCTGAAAGAAAAGGCAGCGGCCAGAAGCAGCCAGCAGGCCAAGGAGAAAATCAAGGAAAGGGGGCTGTCACGATGA
- a CDS encoding VirD4-like conjugal transfer protein, CD1115 family, giving the protein MKPEMKKLIIANLPYLLFVYLFGKLRQTYRLAAGADLSEKLLHLADGFSLAFESAAPSFHLFDLAVGVAGAVALRLMVYCKSKNAKKYRRGVEYGSARWGGPKDIAPYIDPVFDNNILLTQTERLTMNNRPKDPKTARNKNVLVIGGSGSGKTRFFVKPNLMQCVSKDYPTSFVITDPKGSLIGEVGQLLVRCGYRVKVLNTINFSKSMRYNPFRYIHSEKDILKLVNTLICNTKGEGEKSAEDFWIKSERLLYSALIGYIWYEAPDDEMNFTTLLEMINASEAREDDPEFQSPVDQMFERLEEKDPEHFAVRQYRKFLLSAGKTRSSILISCGARLAPFDIREVRELMEDDELELDTIGDKKTALFLIMSDTDTTFNFILAMVQSQLINLLCDRADDKYGGRLPVHVRLILDEFANIGQIPNFDKLIATIRSREISASIILQSQSQLKAIYKDAAEIISDNCDCTLFLSGRGKNAKEIAEVLGKETIDSYNQSENRGAQTSHGLNYQKLGKELMSQDEIATMDGGKCILQVRGVRPFFSEKYDITRHPRYQYLSDADKKNTFDVDSYLSSLRRKKRRVITEDEPFDLYDIELSEEDFAAE; this is encoded by the coding sequence ATGAAGCCGGAAATGAAAAAGCTGATAATCGCCAACCTGCCCTACCTGCTGTTCGTTTACCTGTTCGGCAAGCTGAGACAGACCTACCGGCTGGCGGCTGGGGCGGACTTGTCGGAGAAACTGCTGCACCTTGCGGACGGCTTTTCCCTTGCCTTTGAAAGCGCCGCCCCCAGCTTCCACCTGTTCGATCTGGCGGTGGGTGTGGCCGGTGCGGTGGCACTGCGGCTGATGGTGTACTGCAAGAGCAAGAACGCCAAGAAATACCGCCGGGGCGTCGAGTACGGCAGCGCCCGTTGGGGCGGGCCGAAAGATATAGCCCCGTACATCGACCCGGTGTTTGACAACAACATCCTCCTGACCCAGACGGAACGCCTCACCATGAACAACCGGCCCAAAGACCCCAAGACCGCCCGGAATAAAAATGTGCTGGTGATCGGCGGTTCCGGCAGCGGCAAGACCCGGTTCTTTGTGAAGCCCAACCTCATGCAGTGCGTGTCCAAAGACTACCCGACCTCATTCGTGATTACTGACCCGAAAGGAAGTCTGATCGGCGAGGTGGGCCAGCTCCTTGTGCGGTGCGGCTACCGGGTAAAGGTGCTGAATACCATTAACTTTTCCAAGAGTATGCGCTACAACCCGTTTCGCTACATCCATTCGGAAAAGGACATTTTGAAGCTGGTAAACACGCTGATCTGCAACACCAAGGGCGAGGGCGAAAAGAGCGCCGAGGATTTTTGGATCAAATCGGAACGCCTGCTGTATTCGGCCCTCATTGGCTATATCTGGTACGAAGCGCCGGACGATGAAATGAATTTCACCACGCTTCTTGAAATGATAAACGCCAGCGAAGCCCGCGAGGACGACCCGGAATTTCAATCCCCGGTAGACCAGATGTTTGAACGGCTGGAAGAAAAAGACCCGGAACACTTTGCGGTGCGCCAGTACCGTAAATTCCTGCTGTCGGCAGGCAAGACCCGCAGCTCCATTTTGATAAGCTGCGGAGCCAGATTAGCGCCCTTTGACATCCGGGAGGTGCGGGAGCTGATGGAGGACGACGAACTGGAACTTGATACCATCGGGGATAAAAAAACAGCCCTGTTCCTGATTATGTCGGACACGGACACGACCTTTAATTTCATTCTGGCAATGGTGCAAAGCCAGCTTATCAACCTTTTGTGTGACCGGGCCGATGACAAATATGGCGGGCGGCTGCCCGTCCATGTGCGGCTGATTCTGGACGAGTTCGCCAACATCGGCCAGATTCCAAACTTTGACAAGCTGATCGCCACCATCCGAAGCCGGGAAATCTCGGCTTCTATTATTTTGCAGAGCCAGTCGCAGCTAAAGGCCATTTACAAGGACGCGGCGGAAATCATTTCCGACAACTGCGACTGTACGCTGTTCCTTAGTGGCAGGGGCAAGAACGCCAAGGAGATCGCGGAGGTGCTGGGCAAGGAAACCATTGACAGCTATAACCAGAGCGAGAACCGGGGCGCGCAGACCTCCCACGGACTGAACTACCAGAAACTCGGAAAGGAGCTGATGAGCCAAGACGAAATTGCAACGATGGATGGAGGTAAGTGTATTTTGCAGGTGCGCGGCGTGAGGCCGTTTTTCAGTGAGAAATACGACATCACCCGCCACCCCCGCTATCAATACCTCTCGGACGCTGACAAAAAGAATACCTTTGATGTGGACAGCTACCTGTCGTCCCTGCGCCGGAAAAAGCGGCGCGTGATAACGGAGGACGAACCCTTTGACCTCTACGACATTGAGCTGTCGGAGGAAGATTTTGCCGCGGAATAA
- the tet(32) gene encoding tetracycline resistance ribosomal protection protein Tet(32) has product MKIINIGILAHVDAGKTTLTESLLYTSGAIAEQGNVDKGTTRTDTMILERQRGITIQTAVTSFCWNDYKINIVDTPGHMDFLTEAYRSLSVLDGAVLVISAKDGVQAQTRILFHALQKMDIPTIIFINKIDQNGIDLRRVYQSIKDKLTSDMIVMQEVSLSPKITMTDISDLDKWDMIISGSDELLERYVAEDSLDIQELQYEKCKRTRCCSLFPVYHGSAKDNLGTEKLIEAITETFITETDDIQSELCGYVFKVEYTERKKRLSYLRLYHGTLHLRDTLLLSKKEKIKITEMCIPSNGEIVPVDHACPGEIVILADDTLKLNDILGNEKLLPHKTRIDNPMPLLRTTVEPQKPEQREALLNALTEIADTDPLLHFDIDTVTHEIILSFLGKVQLEVICSLLEEKYHVGVAMKEPSVIYLERPQKKASYTIHIEVPPNPFWASIGLTVTPLPVGSGTQYKSEVSLGYLNQSFQNAVMEGVRYGMEQGLYGWGVTDCQICFDYGVYYSPVSTPADFRFLAPVVLEQALKKAGTQLLEPYLSFTLFAPQEYLSRAYNDAPKYCAIIESTRLEKDEVIFKGEIPARCIGEYRNDLNFYTNGRSVCITELKGYQETSGEPVFQPRRPNSRLDKIRHMFQKIM; this is encoded by the coding sequence ATGAAAATAATCAATATTGGAATTCTCGCCCATGTAGACGCAGGAAAAACAACATTGACGGAAAGCCTGCTGTACACCAGTGGAGCGATTGCGGAACAAGGAAACGTGGATAAAGGAACTACAAGAACAGACACTATGATTTTGGAACGGCAGCGCGGAATTACCATTCAGACAGCGGTTACTTCTTTTTGCTGGAATGATTATAAAATCAATATCGTGGACACTCCCGGTCATATGGATTTTTTAACCGAAGCATACCGCTCTTTATCTGTCCTTGACGGAGCTGTTTTAGTCATTTCGGCAAAAGACGGCGTACAGGCACAAACCCGTATATTATTCCATGCGCTTCAGAAAATGGACATTCCGACAATTATCTTTATAAATAAGATAGACCAAAATGGGATCGACCTGCGGCGTGTTTACCAAAGCATTAAAGATAAACTTACCAGTGATATGATTGTCATGCAGGAGGTTTCCCTGTCGCCAAAGATAACCATGACCGATATTTCTGATTTGGACAAATGGGATATGATTATTTCCGGAAGCGATGAACTATTAGAACGATATGTTGCAGAGGATTCTTTGGATATACAGGAATTACAATATGAAAAGTGCAAAAGAACCAGATGCTGCTCTTTGTTTCCTGTTTATCATGGGAGTGCAAAAGACAATTTAGGAACAGAAAAACTGATTGAAGCGATTACAGAAACTTTCATTACAGAAACAGACGATATTCAGTCTGAATTATGTGGATATGTTTTTAAGGTTGAGTATACAGAGCGGAAAAAACGGCTTTCTTATTTACGCCTGTATCATGGGACGCTCCATTTACGGGATACCCTGCTGCTGTCAAAAAAGGAAAAAATAAAGATTACAGAAATGTGTATTCCGTCAAATGGTGAAATCGTCCCGGTTGACCATGCCTGTCCGGGAGAAATTGTTATTTTAGCTGATGATACTTTGAAACTGAACGACATTCTGGGAAATGAAAAACTCCTGCCTCACAAAACACGGATTGATAATCCCATGCCATTACTTCGGACAACGGTAGAGCCGCAAAAGCCGGAGCAAAGGGAAGCCCTGTTAAATGCCCTCACAGAGATTGCTGATACAGACCCTCTTTTGCATTTTGACATTGATACTGTTACACATGAGATTATATTATCTTTTTTGGGAAAAGTACAGTTAGAAGTTATTTGTTCGCTATTAGAAGAAAAATATCATGTGGGCGTGGCTATGAAAGAGCCTTCGGTTATTTATCTGGAAAGACCGCAAAAAAAAGCGAGCTACACGATTCATATTGAAGTGCCGCCGAATCCGTTTTGGGCATCTATTGGTTTGACTGTAACACCGCTTCCTGTTGGAAGCGGAACACAATATAAAAGCGAGGTATCTCTCGGCTATTTAAACCAAAGTTTTCAAAATGCCGTCATGGAGGGTGTGCGTTATGGAATGGAGCAGGGCTTATATGGCTGGGGAGTGACAGACTGCCAAATTTGTTTTGATTATGGAGTTTATTACAGCCCGGTCAGCACCCCCGCTGATTTTCGTTTTCTTGCGCCTGTCGTGTTGGAGCAGGCATTGAAAAAAGCAGGAACACAACTGTTGGAACCATACCTTTCCTTTACCCTTTTTGCACCGCAGGAATATCTTTCACGGGCTTATAATGACGCACCAAAGTATTGCGCAATCATTGAATCAACCAGACTTGAAAAAGATGAAGTTATTTTTAAGGGGGAAATCCCTGCCCGTTGTATTGGTGAATATAGAAATGATTTGAATTTTTATACAAATGGAAGAAGTGTCTGCATTACAGAATTAAAAGGGTATCAGGAAACTTCCGGCGAGCCTGTGTTTCAGCCACGCCGCCCGAACAGCCGTTTAGACAAGATCCGGCATATGTTTCAGAAGATAATGTAA
- a CDS encoding class I SAM-dependent methyltransferase: MEYSKEDLMEAKRQILGVGENMGTEESKKIWEKNAQFWDDAMGDESNEFHREVVRPKVTELLSPDPSDYILDIACGNGNYSSYLAQRGASVVAFDYSKKMIELAKRRRSQYAKQIEFCVADATNRESLLGLKRNRAFTKAVSNMAIMDITDIEPLFMAVYELLEENGIFVFATQHPCFITLTEKYMTPHSYYDIAIEGQPEEQIYYHRSIQDIFNLCFRAGFVIDGFYEECFKNNKEIPMVMIVRLKKVKRDSLK, encoded by the coding sequence ATGGAATATAGTAAGGAAGATTTAATGGAAGCAAAAAGGCAAATTTTGGGAGTGGGAGAGAACATGGGAACAGAGGAAAGCAAAAAGATCTGGGAGAAAAACGCACAATTTTGGGATGATGCAATGGGTGACGAATCCAATGAATTTCACAGAGAGGTAGTACGTCCCAAAGTAACGGAACTTCTCTCTCCTGATCCTTCGGATTACATTTTGGATATTGCGTGCGGCAATGGAAATTATTCTTCGTATCTTGCACAGAGAGGCGCTTCGGTCGTCGCTTTTGATTACAGCAAAAAAATGATAGAATTGGCTAAAAGACGGCGATCACAATATGCAAAACAAATTGAGTTTTGCGTAGCGGATGCGACCAATAGAGAAAGCTTATTAGGATTAAAAAGAAATCGAGCCTTTACGAAAGCAGTTTCTAATATGGCAATTATGGATATTACGGATATTGAACCGCTTTTTATGGCTGTTTATGAACTATTGGAGGAAAACGGGATTTTTGTCTTTGCAACGCAGCACCCTTGTTTTATCACATTGACTGAAAAATATATGACACCGCACAGTTACTATGATATAGCGATCGAAGGGCAGCCGGAGGAGCAGATTTATTATCATCGTTCCATACAAGATATTTTTAACCTTTGTTTCAGAGCTGGATTTGTCATTGATGGATTTTATGAAGAATGTTTCAAAAACAATAAAGAAATTCCTATGGTAATGATAGTAAGGCTTAAAAAGGTAAAACGTGATAGCTTAAAATAA
- a CDS encoding RNA polymerase sigma factor: MTCTEEYREHIEYTFHAFCKVVIRNATINAARTRSRKHKREISLEYLTDEKHYPLGTTDEYFQAPEPDEEYILTLCGDTVIFSSGLLAEALSRLDEREREMIYLSFFKRIPQHEIGRQYGRSRSTAGYHIRKALRQLQAEMEGMAYEK; the protein is encoded by the coding sequence ATGACCTGTACAGAAGAATATCGGGAACATATCGAGTACACTTTCCATGCCTTTTGCAAAGTCGTTATCCGAAATGCAACGATCAACGCAGCGAGGACACGGAGCAGGAAGCACAAAAGAGAAATATCCCTTGAATACCTCACAGACGAAAAGCACTACCCTTTAGGCACGACAGATGAATATTTCCAAGCCCCGGAGCCGGACGAGGAATACATACTTACCCTTTGCGGCGATACGGTCATTTTCAGCAGCGGTTTACTTGCGGAAGCCCTGTCACGGCTGGACGAACGGGAGCGGGAAATGATTTACCTGTCCTTTTTCAAGCGTATTCCACAGCACGAAATTGGCAGACAGTACGGGCGCAGCCGCAGCACAGCGGGCTACCATATCCGAAAAGCCCTACGGCAGCTCCAAGCGGAAATGGAGGGAATGGCATATGAGAAATAA
- a CDS encoding helix-turn-helix domain-containing protein yields the protein MRNNRLLPYETIVQAASGEPEAVGTVLQYYRRRIQCAARVNGRVDQDTEDYITQTLLTAIFKFRFGR from the coding sequence ATGAGAAATAATAGGCTTCTCCCCTATGAAACAATCGTCCAAGCCGCCAGCGGGGAGCCGGAAGCGGTGGGAACTGTATTGCAGTATTACCGCCGCCGCATACAATGTGCCGCCCGTGTGAATGGACGGGTAGACCAAGATACAGAGGACTACATCACCCAGACGCTTCTCACAGCTATTTTCAAGTTCCGCTTTGGGAGATAG
- a CDS encoding plasmid mobilization protein has protein sequence MRKKYNTPHRRHVVKTRMTDEEYADFTGRLAAYEISQSEFIRQAIRKATIRPIVTVSPVNDGLLAALSKLTAEYGKIGGNLNQIARSLNEYGSPYRGLEKEVRGAAADLAALKFEVLQKVGEAVGDTQTYQL, from the coding sequence ATGCGAAAGAAATACAATACGCCCCACCGCCGTCATGTGGTAAAGACCCGCATGACCGATGAAGAATACGCCGACTTCACCGGGCGGCTGGCGGCTTATGAAATCAGCCAGTCCGAGTTTATCCGGCAAGCCATACGGAAAGCGACCATACGCCCCATTGTCACCGTTTCCCCGGTCAATGACGGGCTGCTTGCCGCCCTCTCCAAGCTCACGGCAGAGTACGGGAAAATCGGCGGCAACTTAAACCAGATTGCCCGGAGCCTGAACGAATACGGAAGCCCCTACCGGGGGCTGGAAAAGGAAGTGCGGGGAGCCGCCGCCGACCTTGCCGCCTTGAAGTTTGAAGTCTTGCAGAAAGTAGGTGAAGCCGTTGGCGATACTCAAACATATCAGCTCTAA
- a CDS encoding relaxase/mobilization nuclease domain-containing protein, which translates to MAILKHISSKNANYGDAEKYLTFEHDEFTMKPTLDADGRLIPRVDYRISSLNCGGEDFAVACMRSNLRYGKNQKREDVKSHHYIISFDPRDGPDNGLTVDRAQELGEKFCAEHFPGHQALVCTHPDGHSHTENIHVHIVINSLRIAEVPMLPHMDRPADRKAGCKHRCTDAAMNYLKAEVMEMCHSEGLYQIDLLNGSKERITEREYWAQKKGQAALDRANAPIAADGIAPRQTKFETDKAKLRRTIREALAAASGFDEFAALLLRHGVTVKESRGRLSYLTPDRTKPITARKLGDDFDRAAVLSVLEQNAARAAEKPAAIAEYPGSIKDRLRTKKEAKNAPNNDAVQRMVDIAAKRAEGKGRGYEKWATMHNLKQMSATLMLYQQYGFSSPDELDAAISAANTATQESLAGLKGLEAAIREKKELQRNLLGYIGTKPARDGLKAQKSEKARRAYREQHESDFIIADTAARYFREHGITKLPASKALQREIEQLTVQKNAGYNDYREKRQRAQELQTVRRNIDQILRGAPSQQKKREQER; encoded by the coding sequence TTGGCGATACTCAAACATATCAGCTCTAAAAATGCCAACTACGGGGACGCTGAAAAATACCTCACATTCGAGCATGACGAGTTTACCATGAAGCCCACCCTTGACGCAGACGGGCGGCTCATACCGAGGGTAGACTACCGCATATCCTCTCTGAATTGTGGCGGGGAGGATTTTGCCGTTGCCTGTATGCGCTCCAATCTCCGCTACGGCAAGAACCAGAAACGGGAGGACGTAAAGAGCCACCACTACATCATCAGCTTTGACCCACGGGACGGCCCGGACAACGGCTTGACCGTTGATCGGGCGCAGGAGCTGGGCGAGAAGTTCTGCGCCGAGCATTTCCCCGGACACCAGGCCCTTGTCTGCACCCACCCGGACGGACACAGCCACACCGAAAATATCCATGTGCATATCGTCATTAACAGTCTGCGGATTGCGGAGGTTCCCATGCTGCCCCACATGGACAGGCCAGCGGACAGGAAAGCAGGCTGCAAGCACCGCTGTACGGACGCAGCTATGAACTATCTGAAAGCCGAAGTCATGGAGATGTGCCACAGCGAGGGGCTTTACCAGATAGACCTTTTGAACGGCAGCAAAGAACGCATTACCGAGCGTGAGTATTGGGCGCAGAAGAAAGGACAGGCTGCCCTTGACAGAGCCAACGCCCCTATTGCTGCGGACGGTATCGCGCCCCGGCAGACCAAGTTTGAAACGGATAAGGCGAAGCTGCGCCGGACTATCCGGGAAGCCCTTGCCGCTGCTTCCGGCTTTGATGAGTTTGCCGCCCTGCTTCTCCGGCATGGTGTGACCGTCAAGGAGAGCCGGGGGCGGCTAAGTTACCTCACGCCGGACAGGACGAAGCCAATTACCGCCCGGAAGCTGGGGGACGATTTTGACCGGGCTGCTGTCCTCTCCGTTTTGGAGCAGAACGCCGCCAGAGCCGCCGAAAAACCCGCAGCCATAGCGGAATACCCCGGCAGTATCAAAGACCGCTTACGGACGAAAAAAGAAGCGAAAAACGCCCCGAACAATGACGCTGTACAGCGCATGGTAGACATAGCCGCCAAGCGAGCCGAGGGGAAAGGACGGGGCTATGAGAAGTGGGCGACCATGCACAACCTCAAACAGATGTCGGCTACCCTCATGCTCTACCAGCAGTATGGCTTTTCTTCCCCGGACGAGCTGGACGCTGCCATTTCCGCAGCCAACACCGCCACGCAGGAGAGCCTTGCCGGACTGAAAGGGCTGGAAGCCGCTATCCGGGAGAAAAAGGAATTGCAGCGCAACCTTTTGGGCTATATCGGCACGAAGCCCGCCCGTGACGGTCTGAAAGCGCAGAAATCGGAGAAAGCCCGGAGAGCCTACCGGGAACAGCACGAAAGCGATTTTATCATAGCGGACACAGCCGCCCGTTATTTCCGGGAGCATGGAATAACCAAGCTGCCAGCCAGCAAAGCCCTGCAAAGGGAGATTGAGCAGCTTACCGTCCAGAAGAACGCCGGATATAACGACTACCGGGAGAAACGCCAGCGGGCGCAGGAGCTTCAGACAGTCAGACGCAATATCGACCAGATTTTAAGGGGCGCACCGAGCCAGCAGAAAAAGCGTGAACAGGAGCGTTAA
- a CDS encoding phage replisome organizer N-terminal domain-containing protein gives MADNRKYYYLKLKESYFDDDAIVLLESMQDGVIYSNILLKLYLKSLKNGGKLQLDENIPYTAQMIATITRQQVGTVERALKIFMKLGLVEPLPSGALYMSNIELLIGQSSTEGERKRRARLALQEQKALPQTGADKCPPYRADICPPEIEIEKEIDIEIEKERELETGHPAPAAYGRYHNVILSDTELDGLKTELPGKWEYYIDRLSCHIASSGRKYKSHAATIFKWAQEDAAKKAPKKGIPDYTCKEGESL, from the coding sequence ATGGCAGATAACCGCAAATATTACTACCTCAAGCTGAAAGAGAGCTATTTTGACGATGATGCAATCGTTCTGCTGGAAAGTATGCAGGACGGCGTTATCTATTCCAACATTCTCTTGAAGCTGTACTTGAAATCGCTGAAAAACGGCGGGAAATTGCAGCTTGACGAGAATATCCCCTACACCGCCCAGATGATTGCGACCATTACCCGCCAGCAGGTAGGTACCGTAGAGAGAGCTTTGAAAATCTTTATGAAGCTGGGGCTTGTGGAGCCTTTGCCAAGCGGCGCACTCTACATGAGCAACATTGAGCTTTTAATCGGCCAGTCCTCTACCGAGGGGGAGCGCAAGCGCAGGGCGCGGCTGGCTTTGCAGGAACAAAAAGCCCTGCCGCAGACAGGGGCGGACAAATGTCCACCATATCGAGCGGACATTTGTCCACCAGAGATAGAGATAGAGAAAGAGATAGATATAGAAATAGAAAAAGAGAGAGAGTTAGAAACGGGACACCCCGCCCCCGCCGCCTATGGCAGATACCACAATGTCATTCTTTCCGATACGGAGCTTGACGGGCTGAAAACAGAGCTTCCCGGCAAGTGGGAGTATTACATTGACCGCCTATCCTGCCATATCGCTTCCAGCGGGAGGAAATACAAGAGCCATGCAGCCACGATTTTCAAGTGGGCGCAGGAGGACGCAGCCAAGAAAGCCCCGAAAAAGGGCATACCCGATTATACCTGTAAGGAGGGCGAGAGCTTATGA
- a CDS encoding ATP-binding protein, with the protein MTNGFDEMILNMTDTTPEPEDYTGEDGLLYCGKCHKPKEGYFPKETAAWLGRDRHPAECDCQRAEREEREAAEKQRSHLETVERLKRRGFTDPAMQGWTFENDNGKCPQMEHAHFYVENWETMKERNIGYLLWGGVGTGKSYFAGCIANALMEREIPVCMTNFALILGDLAASFEGRNEYISRLCSFPLLILDDFGMERGTEYGLEQVYNVIDSRYRSGRPLIVTTNLTLEDLQHPEDTAHARIYDRLIEMCSPVRFTGSNFRKATAQEKMGQLKKLMNRKESRL; encoded by the coding sequence ATGACGAATGGATTTGATGAAATGATTTTGAATATGACCGACACCACGCCGGAGCCGGAGGACTACACCGGCGAGGACGGGCTTTTATACTGCGGGAAGTGCCACAAGCCCAAAGAGGGCTATTTCCCCAAAGAAACCGCCGCATGGCTGGGGCGTGACCGCCACCCGGCAGAATGTGACTGCCAGCGGGCAGAGCGTGAGGAACGGGAAGCCGCAGAGAAACAGCGCAGTCACCTTGAAACTGTCGAGCGGTTGAAGCGGCGGGGCTTTACAGACCCGGCTATGCAGGGCTGGACGTTTGAGAACGACAACGGCAAGTGCCCGCAAATGGAACACGCCCATTTCTATGTGGAGAACTGGGAAACCATGAAAGAGCGCAACATTGGCTATCTGCTATGGGGCGGCGTTGGCACAGGCAAGAGCTATTTTGCGGGCTGTATCGCAAATGCCCTTATGGAGCGTGAAATCCCCGTGTGCATGACAAACTTTGCATTGATATTGGGTGACCTTGCCGCCAGCTTTGAGGGCAGGAATGAATATATCTCCCGACTTTGCAGCTTCCCGCTGCTTATCCTTGACGATTTTGGAATGGAACGGGGAACGGAATACGGCTTAGAGCAGGTCTACAACGTGATTGACAGCCGTTACCGCAGCGGCAGGCCGCTGATCGTCACGACTAATCTCACGCTGGAGGACTTGCAGCACCCGGAGGACACCGCCCACGCCCGCATTTATGACCGTCTGATTGAAATGTGTTCTCCTGTCCGCTTTACCGGGAGCAACTTCCGAAAAGCCACGGCGCAGGAGAAAATGGGACAACTGAAAAAGCTGATGAACAGAAAGGAGAGCCGCCTATGA
- a CDS encoding transposon-encoded TnpW family protein produces the protein MTNTPKNDRSTRRPDCVTEIRIGNSVLVVSGYFKQDTTATAADKMLKVLEAEAATQKSAI, from the coding sequence ATGACCAACACCCCAAAGAATGACCGCAGCACCCGCCGCCCGGATTGCGTGACGGAAATCCGCATAGGTAATTCTGTCCTTGTCGTTTCCGGCTATTTCAAGCAGGACACCACCGCCACCGCCGCCGATAAAATGCTGAAAGTGCTGGAAGCGGAAGCTGCTACACAAAAATCGGCAATTTGA